The following are encoded together in the Aerococcus mictus genome:
- a CDS encoding DegV family protein encodes MKAAFIIDSTASLPDNIKNLANVMEVELSVRFPDGEVFGDTTDTAESKRFYNKLETSEELPTSSQPQPVEFYRVCDQLVEEGYDTVFGIFLSSKISGTLQTAHMILEEYADHFNSYIIDSKGTSIQMLHILKEGMAMVEEGRQPEAIAEEMQWIADNSRVYVMLKDLKNIVKGGRATSFQAALSTMLRVFVILYFNEAGEVVLFDKVRTKRKVIKRYIELVQEAKDRYPAGLKLAFAHGNAPEEVKEFEQAILAEFPDLDYMTTYLTPVLGTHGGQGCIGMGTLACRRPQGE; translated from the coding sequence ATGAAGGCTGCTTTTATCATTGATAGTACGGCATCACTTCCCGATAATATTAAGAATTTAGCCAATGTCATGGAAGTGGAATTATCGGTACGTTTTCCTGATGGGGAGGTCTTTGGTGACACGACAGATACTGCGGAAAGCAAACGCTTTTACAACAAATTGGAGACCAGTGAGGAACTACCAACCTCTTCGCAACCTCAACCTGTAGAATTTTACCGAGTTTGTGACCAGCTAGTGGAAGAAGGATATGACACAGTTTTTGGTATTTTCCTTTCCTCTAAAATAAGCGGGACCTTACAGACTGCCCATATGATTTTAGAGGAGTATGCTGATCACTTTAACTCTTATATTATCGATTCTAAGGGAACTTCTATCCAAATGCTTCACATCTTAAAAGAGGGGATGGCGATGGTAGAAGAGGGACGGCAGCCTGAAGCCATAGCGGAAGAAATGCAATGGATTGCTGATAACTCCCGTGTCTATGTCATGTTAAAAGACTTGAAAAATATTGTTAAAGGCGGACGAGCAACTTCCTTTCAAGCAGCCTTGTCTACCATGCTAAGAGTATTTGTTATTTTATACTTCAATGAAGCAGGTGAAGTGGTTTTATTTGATAAGGTTAGAACCAAACGTAAGGTGATTAAGCGCTATATTGAACTCGTTCAAGAGGCAAAAGATCGCTATCCTGCAGGGCTAAAATTAGCTTTTGCTCATGGGAATGCCCCTGAGGAAGTCAAAGAATTTGAACAAGCAATTTTAGCTGAATTTCCTGATTTAGATTATATGACGACTTATTTGACCCCTGTCTTAGGGACCCATGGAGGCCAAGGATGTATTGGCATGGGAACGCTAGCATGTCGTCGCCCACAAGGAGAATAA
- the gloA gene encoding lactoylglutathione lyase: MKVDHTCVRVKDLEASIAFYQEAFGFEVVDKKDFPDNEFTLCYMALPGSSWRLELTYNYDSDGYDLGNGYGHIGLLVDDVKAIHDQHEEKGYELTDISGLPGMDPFYYFVTDPDGYKIEVIQDGVL, translated from the coding sequence ATGAAAGTTGATCATACTTGTGTGCGGGTGAAGGATTTAGAAGCCTCAATTGCTTTTTATCAAGAAGCTTTCGGATTTGAAGTGGTTGATAAAAAGGATTTTCCGGATAATGAATTTACCTTATGTTATATGGCCTTACCAGGCTCCAGCTGGCGTTTAGAATTAACCTATAACTATGACAGTGATGGCTATGATCTTGGGAATGGTTATGGACATATTGGCTTATTAGTTGATGACGTCAAAGCTATTCATGACCAACATGAAGAAAAAGGTTACGAATTGACTGATATTTCTGGCTTACCTGGAATGGATCCTTTCTACTATTTTGTGACTGATCCTGATGGGTATAAAATTGAAGTGATTCAGGATGGAGTCTTATAG